The Chryseobacterium indicum genome includes a window with the following:
- the sucC gene encoding ADP-forming succinate--CoA ligase subunit beta, which produces MNLHEYQSKEILSKYGVAIQRGFVANNVDEAVAAAEKLTAETGAQGWVVKAQIHAGGRGKGGGVKFSPNMDKLKENAQNIIGMQLVTPQTSAEGKKVNSVLVAEDVYYPGETETKEFYVSILLDRAEGKNTIVYSTEGGMDIEHVAEVTPHLIHKEIIDPALGLQGFQARKIAFNLGLEGNAFKEFVKFIGSLYNAYTGIDASLFEINPVLKTSDNKIIAVDAKVTLDDNSLFRHKDLAELRDTREEDPMDVEAGEAGLNFVKLDGNVACMVNGAGLAMATMDIIKLSGGNPANFLDVGGTADAQRVQTAFGIILRDPNVKAILINIFGGIVRCDRVAQGVVDAYKAMGSLPVPLIVRLQGTNAVEAKKLIDESGLPVHSAITLEEAANKVKEVLA; this is translated from the coding sequence ATGAATCTTCACGAGTATCAATCAAAAGAGATTTTATCAAAGTATGGAGTAGCTATCCAACGTGGTTTCGTTGCAAACAACGTAGATGAAGCTGTAGCTGCTGCTGAAAAACTAACTGCTGAAACAGGCGCACAGGGATGGGTTGTAAAAGCTCAGATCCACGCAGGTGGCCGTGGTAAAGGGGGTGGTGTAAAGTTCTCTCCAAACATGGATAAACTTAAAGAAAACGCTCAGAACATCATCGGAATGCAGTTGGTAACTCCACAAACTTCTGCTGAAGGTAAAAAAGTAAATTCTGTTTTGGTTGCAGAGGATGTATATTATCCGGGAGAAACGGAAACTAAAGAATTTTATGTTTCTATTCTTTTAGACAGAGCTGAAGGTAAAAATACAATCGTATATTCTACTGAAGGGGGTATGGATATTGAGCACGTTGCTGAAGTAACGCCTCATTTGATTCACAAAGAAATCATTGATCCTGCTTTAGGTCTTCAGGGATTTCAGGCTAGAAAAATTGCTTTCAACTTAGGTCTTGAAGGGAATGCTTTCAAAGAATTCGTAAAATTCATCGGTTCTCTATACAATGCGTATACAGGAATTGATGCATCTCTTTTCGAAATCAACCCTGTGTTGAAAACTTCTGATAACAAAATTATTGCAGTAGATGCTAAAGTAACTTTGGACGATAACTCATTGTTCCGTCACAAAGATTTAGCTGAGCTTAGAGATACAAGAGAAGAAGATCCGATGGATGTGGAAGCTGGTGAAGCGGGTCTTAACTTCGTAAAACTAGACGGTAACGTTGCCTGTATGGTAAACGGAGCAGGTCTTGCAATGGCAACAATGGATATCATCAAATTATCCGGTGGTAACCCTGCAAACTTCCTTGACGTAGGTGGAACTGCAGATGCACAGAGAGTACAGACTGCTTTCGGAATCATCTTAAGAGATCCGAACGTAAAAGCAATCTTAATCAACATCTTCGGAGGTATCGTAAGATGCGACAGAGTTGCTCAGGGAGTTGTAGACGCTTACAAAGCAATGGGCAGCCTTCCGGTTCCATTGATCGTAAGATTACAGGGAACTAACGCGGTTGAAGCTAAAAAATTAATTGATGAGTCTGGTCTTCCGGTTCACTCGGCGATTACTTTGGAAGAAGCTGCAAACAAAGTAAAAGAAGTTTTAGCATAA
- a CDS encoding reprolysin-like metallopeptidase — translation MKTRTFIVSCVLIAAQVFGQQNYWSKLQETKIERENLNPRWTTPNNFSLYQVDLGKIKSDLKKAPQRFSGDESLMIKFPDSDGKIRDYIVQEAFVMEPELQAKFPEIRSYTGWQKEHPENTIRFSVTPSTGISVMYFDNWEISYLDSYTKDNSAFILYKRKDLPKNDRLFECHVENELDNLKNNGTANKAPLVSDGQFRKYRLALSATGEYTTFHGGTVALAMAAMATTMTRVNGIYEKTISTTMMMIANNNLLIYTNATTDPFTNGNPSSMINENQTNTTAVIGTANYDIGHVFGTNSGGLAGLGVVCVSGSKARGVTGSGAPIGDPFDIDYVAHEMGHQFGANHTFRAATSSCAGNFNNATAFEPGSGSTIMAYAGICGATNNVQNNSDAYFHAASVLEMYAVLQRASDCAVKNSNSNGVPTADAGADYTIPQGTAFVLTGTGTDPDGDPLTYLWEQYDNTSNTQPPVSTGTAGPVYRSLTPTVSPSRYFPVLSSVVANNLIPKWEVTPGVARTLNFSLLVNDNKATGNQAARDVMVVTVTNDGPFKVTSQATTGINYNGNTSVPVTWNVAGTSTGAISTQNVSILLSKDGGLTFPTVLAASVPNNGSANVTMPNENVSSARIMVKAVGNIYYALNTSSFSITQTVLTTAETNVRNFSIYPNPSHDVVNIRLKNSSQKADYTLYDASGRLIKGGNFQGETQVKVNDLMNGNYVISLVFENGEKITEKLIIKK, via the coding sequence ATGAAAACTAGAACCTTTATCGTCTCGTGCGTTTTGATTGCGGCACAGGTTTTTGGTCAGCAGAACTACTGGTCGAAACTACAAGAAACAAAAATAGAACGGGAAAATCTGAACCCGAGATGGACGACTCCCAATAATTTTTCTCTATATCAAGTTGATCTGGGAAAAATTAAATCCGATCTTAAAAAAGCACCCCAGCGTTTTTCGGGAGATGAAAGCCTTATGATTAAATTTCCGGATTCTGACGGAAAAATAAGAGATTACATTGTTCAGGAAGCTTTTGTAATGGAGCCGGAACTACAGGCGAAATTCCCTGAAATACGTTCTTACACAGGCTGGCAAAAAGAGCATCCCGAAAATACAATCCGTTTCAGTGTTACCCCCTCTACAGGAATCAGTGTGATGTATTTTGATAACTGGGAAATCAGTTATCTCGACAGTTACACAAAAGACAATTCTGCATTTATTTTATACAAGAGAAAAGATCTTCCGAAAAACGACCGGCTTTTTGAATGTCATGTCGAAAACGAACTGGATAACTTAAAAAACAACGGAACAGCCAATAAAGCTCCTCTGGTTTCGGACGGACAGTTCAGAAAATACAGACTCGCTCTCTCTGCGACAGGGGAATATACCACGTTTCATGGCGGAACAGTTGCTCTGGCAATGGCAGCAATGGCAACAACAATGACCAGAGTAAACGGAATTTATGAAAAAACGATCTCTACAACCATGATGATGATCGCGAACAATAATCTGTTGATTTATACCAATGCGACAACAGATCCTTTTACTAATGGAAACCCAAGCAGTATGATAAACGAAAACCAGACCAATACAACAGCGGTCATCGGAACTGCGAACTACGATATTGGTCATGTTTTCGGAACAAACAGTGGCGGTTTGGCAGGATTGGGAGTGGTATGTGTTTCAGGCAGTAAAGCAAGAGGCGTTACAGGTTCCGGAGCTCCGATTGGAGATCCTTTCGATATCGATTATGTTGCGCACGAAATGGGGCATCAGTTTGGAGCAAACCACACATTCAGAGCGGCAACTTCTTCATGCGCCGGTAACTTCAATAATGCGACAGCTTTCGAACCGGGAAGCGGATCTACGATTATGGCTTATGCAGGGATCTGCGGAGCAACCAATAATGTTCAGAATAACAGTGATGCTTACTTTCATGCGGCAAGCGTTTTGGAAATGTACGCTGTTTTGCAGAGAGCTTCAGACTGCGCCGTAAAAAATTCTAATAGCAACGGAGTTCCTACCGCAGATGCCGGAGCAGATTATACCATTCCGCAGGGAACTGCTTTTGTCTTAACGGGAACAGGAACAGATCCGGATGGAGATCCTTTAACCTACCTTTGGGAACAGTATGACAATACAAGCAATACGCAGCCTCCGGTTTCCACAGGAACAGCCGGACCGGTCTATCGTTCTTTAACTCCTACTGTTTCTCCGTCAAGATATTTTCCTGTGCTGAGTTCGGTTGTAGCGAATAATCTTATCCCGAAATGGGAAGTTACTCCAGGTGTTGCAAGAACTCTTAATTTTTCTCTTTTGGTAAACGATAATAAAGCAACAGGAAATCAGGCAGCAAGAGATGTTATGGTAGTTACCGTAACGAATGACGGACCGTTTAAAGTAACTTCTCAGGCTACGACAGGAATAAATTATAATGGAAATACTTCCGTTCCCGTAACATGGAATGTAGCAGGAACAAGTACAGGAGCAATTAGTACACAGAACGTATCTATTTTACTTTCTAAAGATGGTGGTTTAACATTCCCGACTGTTTTGGCAGCAAGTGTTCCGAATAATGGTTCCGCTAATGTTACGATGCCAAATGAAAATGTTTCGTCTGCGAGAATTATGGTAAAAGCGGTGGGAAATATTTATTATGCACTCAATACATCAAGTTTCTCTATTACTCAGACTGTTCTTACAACGGCTGAAACTAACGTGAGAAACTTCTCGATTTATCCGAATCCTTCACATGATGTTGTCAATATCAGACTTAAAAATTCATCTCAGAAAGCAGATTATACGCTTTACGATGCTTCAGGCAGATTAATTAAAGGCGGAAATTTCCAGGGTGAAACTCAGGTAAAAGTTAATGATCTGATGAACGGAAATTATGTGATCTCTCTGGTTTTTGAAAATGGGGAGAAAATAACAGAAAAATTAATCATTAAAAAATAA
- a CDS encoding mechanosensitive ion channel family protein, whose product MEKSGLGYIDVVYNVIQNWYLKFAELTPKLIVGILVFSFFLFTSKYLSQGAVKLFHKFFPKSKKESSLVTLISVFRFLIMVMGTFIALEIMGFSGFLWKFIGSLGVAGVIAGVALKDLVSSIFSGMLIGIDKAFKVGDYITIGTHSGTVQEIGFLTTKIITDDGKKAYIPNQVVFNAPFYNITASPQRRIILNFEIPADEDISKAQKGMLDIIKNLENVDKLDTAEVIFTDLKQGVFNIQAKFWMKVGANMVQLKSEAYLKIKQRLDEDGIQLVTPTSISITNGDHLINENQD is encoded by the coding sequence ATGGAGAAAAGTGGTCTAGGCTATATCGATGTTGTTTATAATGTAATACAGAACTGGTATCTGAAATTTGCAGAACTTACCCCAAAACTTATTGTGGGAATTCTGGTATTTTCCTTCTTTTTATTCACCAGTAAATATCTCAGTCAGGGCGCCGTAAAACTTTTCCACAAATTTTTTCCGAAAAGCAAAAAAGAAAGTTCACTGGTCACGTTAATCAGCGTATTCAGATTCCTGATTATGGTAATGGGAACTTTCATTGCACTGGAAATTATGGGTTTCAGCGGTTTTCTCTGGAAATTCATCGGAAGTTTAGGAGTTGCAGGGGTTATTGCAGGGGTTGCATTAAAAGATCTGGTGTCCAGTATATTTTCAGGAATGCTGATCGGAATAGATAAGGCCTTTAAAGTAGGAGATTATATTACGATAGGAACCCACTCCGGAACCGTACAGGAAATTGGTTTTTTAACAACGAAAATTATAACTGACGACGGGAAAAAAGCTTACATCCCGAATCAGGTGGTTTTTAATGCTCCGTTTTACAACATAACCGCATCACCTCAGCGAAGAATTATTTTAAATTTCGAAATTCCTGCCGATGAAGATATTTCAAAAGCACAGAAAGGAATGCTCGACATTATTAAAAATCTCGAAAATGTAGATAAACTGGATACTGCAGAAGTTATTTTTACAGATCTGAAACAGGGTGTTTTCAATATTCAGGCTAAATTCTGGATGAAGGTGGGCGCGAATATGGTTCAGCTCAAGAGCGAAGCTTATTTAAAGATCAAACAGCGTCTTGATGAGGACGGAATTCAGCTTGTTACTCCTACAAGTATCAGTATTACGAATGGAGATCATTTAATCAACGAAAATCAGGACTAA
- a CDS encoding peroxiredoxin, with product MSIKLGDTAPDFQAETSAGDINFYQYLGDSWGILFSHPADYTPVCTTELGYTSKLKEEFDKRGTKVIALSVDGVEDHQNWIKDINETQNTEVQFPIIADKDRKISELYDFIHPNASATATVRSLLIIDPEKKVRLIITYPASTGRNFNEILRVLDSLQLVDSHKIATPVNWKDGDDVIVPPAISTEDARKIFPKGVKEIKPYLRYTPQPNT from the coding sequence ATGTCAATTAAACTAGGAGATACCGCACCCGATTTTCAGGCAGAAACCTCAGCCGGAGATATTAATTTCTATCAGTATTTAGGAGATTCCTGGGGAATTCTGTTTTCGCATCCCGCAGATTATACTCCGGTTTGTACTACAGAACTTGGGTATACTTCGAAATTGAAGGAGGAATTTGATAAGCGCGGAACCAAAGTAATTGCGCTGAGTGTGGATGGAGTAGAAGATCATCAGAACTGGATTAAGGATATTAATGAAACCCAGAATACGGAAGTACAGTTCCCGATTATTGCAGACAAAGACAGAAAAATTTCAGAATTGTACGATTTTATTCATCCCAATGCTTCTGCAACAGCAACCGTTCGTTCTTTATTAATTATCGATCCGGAAAAGAAAGTAAGGCTTATTATTACTTATCCTGCTTCTACCGGAAGAAATTTCAATGAAATTTTGAGAGTTCTGGATTCTCTTCAGCTGGTAGATTCCCATAAAATAGCAACTCCTGTTAACTGGAAAGACGGGGATGACGTTATTGTTCCGCCTGCGATTTCTACGGAAGATGCCAGAAAGATTTTTCCGAAAGGGGTGAAAGAGATAAAACCTTATTTAAGATATACACCACAACCGAATACATGA
- a CDS encoding TonB-dependent siderophore receptor, with amino-acid sequence MKKQLATIGLLFAALSLDAQMKYVEADTLKIQTIEDVNLHKTGNPNKARPLSTKSNLTMMETPQPIAIVTHEIIEQQQAKQLSDVLQNVNGIYVTSSRGNSQDSFGGRGFILGNDNIFKNGSRVNSGVFPEVSGLERVEVLKGANAMLYGNTAAGGVINMITKKPKFNFGGSVGMNAGSWNSYKPTVDLYGPLSKNIAFRVNGAYEYAESFRDVVQSEKYYFNPSFLFNLSDRSQIIVEADYLKNDFTPDFGIGSITQRDGYTYQMNNLLPRNAFLGADWQYQNVEQVSTNVTFNHQFNERWSLNATASYQNYTKDYFSTERVQWGYEKSTDKLFWKRPLNRTYNEQNYTSAQVNLNGEFNTGKINHKVLFGADADYGVADAYTYYNPTNRLAYGNSYLYGTNGNSNGILYLDNPDSWANGSAPAAERLEKNRINTRRIGVYAQDFISLTKEFKVIAGLRWSYIENMPTINTKFKTVTSGLVNLNSTTGKSLVNNSSSSDQAISPKLGFVYMPNDNFSAFATYTNSFVANVGRLRDGEALTPTNIDQYEVGAKKNFWNNALAVNLTVYQILYRNYYQNALDDKGNPVDPAGLTKDFAGKMRSRGVELDITGNPTENLSIIGGFSYNNSVYLDTPEAFGYVENQRLVRTPATTANASVFYKFTKLVPGLKVGAGVYYIGDRLAGWNDTKTGANSLQQRNGVSRIFELKDYTTVSLSVGYDWKKFSIQGKVGNLFDVENYTVHENYSVNPITPRNYYVTLTYKL; translated from the coding sequence CTACCAAGTCTAATCTTACGATGATGGAAACACCTCAGCCGATTGCGATTGTTACTCACGAAATTATTGAGCAGCAGCAGGCAAAACAACTGAGCGATGTTCTGCAAAATGTGAACGGAATTTATGTAACTTCTTCCAGAGGAAATTCTCAGGACAGTTTCGGAGGACGTGGTTTCATTCTGGGAAATGATAATATTTTCAAGAACGGTTCCCGAGTTAACAGCGGCGTTTTCCCGGAAGTTAGCGGACTGGAAAGAGTGGAAGTTCTTAAAGGTGCGAATGCAATGCTGTATGGAAATACGGCTGCAGGTGGTGTTATTAATATGATTACTAAAAAGCCTAAATTCAACTTTGGCGGAAGCGTGGGGATGAATGCGGGAAGCTGGAATTCTTATAAACCGACAGTAGATCTTTACGGTCCTCTTTCAAAAAATATTGCTTTCCGTGTGAACGGAGCGTATGAATATGCAGAAAGTTTCAGAGATGTGGTGCAGTCTGAAAAGTATTATTTCAATCCTTCGTTTTTATTTAATTTAAGCGACAGATCACAGATCATCGTTGAGGCAGATTATCTTAAAAATGATTTTACTCCGGATTTCGGAATCGGATCTATCACGCAGCGTGACGGATATACTTACCAGATGAATAATCTTCTTCCGAGAAATGCTTTTTTAGGAGCTGACTGGCAATATCAGAATGTAGAGCAGGTTTCAACAAATGTTACCTTCAATCATCAGTTTAATGAAAGATGGTCTTTAAACGCTACGGCTTCTTACCAGAATTATACGAAAGATTATTTTTCTACGGAAAGAGTTCAGTGGGGATACGAAAAATCAACCGACAAGCTTTTCTGGAAAAGACCTTTGAACAGAACGTATAACGAACAGAATTATACTTCGGCACAGGTGAATTTAAATGGTGAATTCAATACAGGAAAAATAAACCATAAAGTTTTATTCGGGGCAGATGCAGATTATGGAGTTGCAGATGCGTACACTTACTATAATCCAACCAACAGACTTGCTTACGGAAACAGCTATCTGTATGGAACCAACGGAAACAGCAATGGTATTCTTTATCTGGACAATCCTGATTCCTGGGCAAACGGAAGTGCTCCTGCTGCTGAAAGATTAGAGAAAAACAGAATTAATACGAGAAGAATCGGAGTGTATGCTCAGGATTTCATCAGTTTAACCAAAGAATTTAAAGTTATTGCAGGATTGCGTTGGTCTTATATTGAAAATATGCCAACGATCAACACAAAATTTAAAACGGTTACAAGCGGTTTAGTGAATCTGAATTCTACCACAGGAAAATCGCTGGTTAATAATTCTTCGTCATCCGATCAGGCAATATCTCCGAAATTAGGTTTTGTTTATATGCCAAATGATAATTTTTCAGCATTTGCAACCTATACAAACTCTTTTGTTGCCAATGTGGGAAGATTAAGAGACGGAGAAGCTTTAACACCAACCAACATCGATCAGTACGAAGTGGGTGCGAAAAAGAATTTCTGGAACAATGCTTTGGCAGTTAATCTAACGGTTTACCAGATTCTGTACAGAAATTATTATCAGAATGCATTAGACGATAAAGGAAATCCTGTAGATCCGGCAGGACTTACCAAAGATTTTGCAGGAAAAATGAGAAGCCGCGGAGTTGAGCTTGATATTACAGGAAATCCAACAGAAAATTTATCCATTATCGGAGGTTTCTCTTATAACAATTCTGTGTATCTGGATACACCTGAAGCTTTCGGATATGTAGAAAACCAAAGACTGGTAAGAACTCCTGCAACTACTGCGAATGCTTCGGTATTTTATAAATTCACAAAATTGGTTCCCGGCTTGAAAGTGGGAGCCGGAGTATACTACATCGGAGACAGACTTGCCGGATGGAACGATACCAAAACAGGAGCCAACAGTTTGCAGCAGAGAAACGGGGTAAGCAGAATTTTCGAATTAAAAGATTACACAACAGTTTCTCTATCAGTTGGCTACGACTGGAAGAAATTCTCGATTCAGGGGAAAGTCGGAAACCTGTTTGATGTAGAAAATTACACCGTTCACGAAAATTATTCCGTGAACCCGATTACGCCGAGAAACTATTATGTTACATTAACGTATAAGCTGTAA